One window of the Trifolium pratense cultivar HEN17-A07 linkage group LG2, ARS_RC_1.1, whole genome shotgun sequence genome contains the following:
- the LOC123906521 gene encoding ABC transporter F family member 4-like, translated as MGNKRTKTNGAGPSTSSKYLSEKENYLSVNADLANMPKKSSSSNKPKPKPAPKASTYIDHNDLPTSDDDDDDSEEELEQKHRPDVKPLDLSISDKELKKREKNDILAAHRAEQAKKEALNDDRDAFTVVIGSRTSVLDGDDDTDANVKDITIQNFSVSARGKELLKNASVTISHGKRYGLVGPNGMGKSTLLKLLAWRKIPVPKNIDVLLVEQEVVGDDKTALEAVVSANAELVKVRQEVADLQNATSVKEGVDEDDDTNEDEDVGEKLAELYEKLQLMGSDAAEPQASKILAGLGFTKDMQGRPTKSFSGGWRMRISLARALFVQPTLLLLDEPTNHLDLRAVLWLEEYLCRWKKTLVVVSHDRDFLNTVCSEIIHLHDLKLQPYVGDFDAFESGYEQRRREMNKKYQIYNKQLKAARRTGNKAQQDKVKDRAKFAAAKEASKSKSKGKGNEDEAQVEVPQKWRDYSVEFHFPEPTQLTPPLLKVENVSFVYPNREDFRLSDVDVGIDMGTRVAIVGPNGAGKSTLLNLLAGDLHETEGHIHRSQKLRIGRYSQHFVDQLTMDETPVQYLLRLCPDYKGAGLSKAEDVHEQLGKFGLPSHNRKTPIVKLSGGQKSRVVFTSISMSKPHILLLDEPTNHLDMESIDALADALVKFKGGVILVSHDSRLISQVCADEEKSQIWVVEDGIVRIFPGTFEDYKEDLLKEIKAEVDD; from the coding sequence ATGGGAAATAAAAGGACAAAGACAAATGGGGCAGGTCCATCTACAAGTAGCAAATATCTTTCTGAGAAGGAAAATTATTTATCTGTCAATGCCGATTTGGCCAATATGCCTAAAAAGTCATCTTCTTCGAATAAGCCAAAGCCAAAACCTGCTCCAAAAGCTTCTACATACATTGATCATAATGATCTTCCTAcctctgatgatgatgatgatgattccgAAGAGGAGTTAGAGCAAAAGCATAGGCCTGATGTGAAGCCTCTTGACTTGTCTATTTCTGACAAAGAGTTGAAAAAGCGTGAAAAGAACGATATTTTAGCTGCCCATCGGGCTGAACAGGCAAAGAAAGAAGCTCTTAACGATGATCGTGATGCTTTCACTGTTGTCATTGGAAGTCGGACCTCGGTGCTTGATGGAGATGATGACACTGATGCTAATGTCAAAGATATAACAATACAAAATTTTTCTGTGTCTGCTCGGGGTAAAGAACTTCTGAAAAATGCATCAGTGACGATATCTCATGGAAAGCGATATGGTTTGGTTGGACCGAATGGAATGGGCAAGTCAACACTTTTGAAGCTTCTTGCTTGGAGGAAGATACCAGTACCTAAGAATATTGATGTCCTTCTGGTTGAGCAGGAGGTAGTTGGGGATGATAAAACAGCACTTGAAGCCGTCGTTTCAGCCAATGCAGAACTTGTTAAAGTTCGACAAGAAGTTGCAGATTTACAGAATGCAACTTCTGTCAAAGAGGGTgtggatgaagatgatgatacTAATGAGGATGAGGATGTCGGAGAAAAGCTCGCAGAGCTGTATGAAAAATTACAACTGATGGGGTCTGATGCCGCTGAACCTCAAGCATCTAAGATTTTAGCTGGTCTGGGTTTTACAAAGGATATGCAGGGCCGTCCTACAAAATCCTTTAGTGGTGGGTGGAGGATGAGAATTTCATTAGCTCGAGCACTTTTCGTTCAGCCCACTTTATTATTGCTCGATGAACCCACTAATCATCTTGACCTGAGGGCTGTTCTCTGGTTGGAAGAGTACCTGTGTCGTTGGAAGAAAACTTTGGTGGTTGTATCGCACGACAGAGATTTCCTCAATACTGTATGCTCTGAAATTATTCACTTGCATGATTTGAAACTTCAACCCTATGTTGGAGATTTTGATGCTTTTGAGAGTGGGTATGAACAGCGTCGTAGAGAGATGAATAAGAAGTATCAGATTTATAACAAGCAATTGAAAGCAGCTAGAAGGACTGGAAACAAGGCTCAACAAGATAAGGTGAAGGATCGAGCTAAGTTTGCAGCTGCAAAGGAAGCATCAAAAAGCAAAAGTAAGGGAAAGGGTAATGAGGATGAGGCCCAAGTAGAGGTACCACAGAAGTGGAGAGACTACAGCGTGGAGTTCCACTTTCCTGAACCTACTCAGCTCACACCTCCACTTCTGAAGGTTGAAAATGTGAGCTTCGTCTATCCAAACCGAGAGGATTTCAGACTCTCGGATGTTGATGTTGGCATTGATATGGGGACTCGTGTTGCCATTGTTGGGCCTAATGGAGCCGGAAAATCTACACTGCTAAATCTTCTAGCCGGTGATTTGCATGAAACAGAAGGTCATATTCATAGGAGTCAGAAGTTGAGAATAGGGAGATACTCCCAACATTTTGTGGACCAACTGACAATGGACGAAACACCTGTTCAGTACCTCCTTCGCCTCTGCCCAGACTATAAGGGAGCTGGACTTAGCAAGGCGGAGGATGTCCATGAACAACTTGGCAAATTTGGGCTACCTAGTCATAATCGTAAAACCCCCATTGTCAAACTATCAGGTGGGCAGAAATCTCGAGTCGTTTTCACATCGATATCCATGTCAAAACCTCACATTTTATTGTTAGATGAACCCACGAATCATCTGGATATGGAAAGTATTGATGCATTGGCCGATGCGCTGGTTAAATTCAAAGGTGGAGTTATTCTTGTTAGTCACGATTCTAGATTGATATCACAGGTCTGTGCTGATGAAGAAAAGAGTCAAATTTGGGTTGTTGAGGATGGCATTGTCAGAATTTTCCCCGGAACATTTGAAGATTACAAGGAAGATTTGCTGAAAGAGATTAAAGCTGAAGTTGATGATTGA